TTTTTGGTTATGGATAACGCACCAATGATTCTGAAAGTGTGaccgtattttaaatataatttcggtatatttatcgAAAAAGTCAATATTAATGGATATTAGCCGTTTATTCCACTTACAAATTTTTGCGCtctcaaattgttttgcaattcttaaaaacaaaaacaaagtcgTAAATACAAGTAAAGAGAAAGGGGCATaggaaaatgtttaaagtaaTTCGCCATGAGCAAGTCGCTTATTATgatggaaaacaaaaataagagtcaataatttaattaatattaaattatactttttaCAACCAGATTGTGAATGACTAGTTATAATCATTTACGcggcaataaaatttaaactatAAGAATTTGTccatacttttatttaaactgaaatcctttaataattatataaattaaatattgacaaACCAGTAATGAACGAATTTAAGCCAATATCGTATATTAAGTTcatagaaatatttgtatataatgttaattaaaatgtataatacttaaaataacTATCTGAATTGCCGAAACGAAGAATTTTTGAGCACGTGATCAGCATAGTTATAccaatcttaaaaaaaaatcgaattttagAATGCTTTGACGGTTTTCGTTGTTAGAAAATGCTTAATATGTTATACAATAAATAGGATCCCTCTTAGCGAATAGTTCTGTAATGTAtctaaaattgtaattacagCTAGAAATAGGAAACActttaacatttaactaaatgcaaaaactgaacagattaaaatatttttagcgcTGACTAGAGAAATAAAAGTAGTAATcggaaaaacaaatttaaaacaaataaatgaaattttaccTAACCGAAGGACAACACAACGTAACCTTAATTAGACAACTAATTAACTTAATATAGAATGACAAGAACTATCAACTATTCCGCATAGAGTAAGCGGGAGCGTGACTTAGATAAAGTGCGAGAATTTGTTGAAGGAGCACTGGTATCACCAGCACCGATGCCACTGTCGCCACCATCACCTTCACCATACTGCCATGACTTGGTTTTAGCTCGACATAAACGATACTCTTCGTTGTGGGCCGGCGCCAACATTGGCACATAGTCGGAGGGCTCACAGAGATCGGCGTAGCTGGCGAAGAACTCCTTGTAGCCATTATGCAGCAGATAGAGCTCTGGATACGAAAGCGTAGGATAgtcgtgtgtgtgtacacTGCGATCATTGTTGCGCAAGAAGCGCAGCAGCTTTGGGCCACGTTCCGACGAGAACTCGCAGTGAAACACATAAATATGGCGGTgatctgcatctgtatctgcatctgtgcTCACTGGAAAGGCAGCCTTCAGCTGGGCACGAGTGTACAGGTTATGTGCACCACGTATGTGACCTCCTTCAAACTCATATGGGTAGCGGCAATCGATGATCTTGTAGCGGTCAGACAGATCGACAAAGTCGCCGCGCATCAGACGAGCGAGTGTATTACAGGAAATTGTCTTGAGATCACGATGTCGGACCCCGGTTTGCATTACGGGCAAGGCACACGGCTTGGTCAGATCTCCAATAAGCTGCGGCTCGTCGCTCAATGCGTTGAGTATATCCACATTATTCATGGACACAGACTTGCGTATCAGGCTCAAGCTGTTATTAACAGGAAGCTGCTGCTCTGTCTTCTGTGTGCGATGCAGTTTTTTAATCGGCGTGATGTCCAGAGCCGACTGTTCCGCTGTCATGCTTAAGCAACGACGCACCGATCGAGGTTCCACAGTAGTCGGCACAGTTTCGTTTGTTTTCAGCTGGCCTCGAATTAGGGCATCTAGATCACCAGGTAGCTTGGCTAACGGCATTTGGTCCAATGCCTCCATTTCGAACATTGCCATGTATTCGTCATCCAGCGAATTGCCGGAGTCATAGCTGGACGAGATGCTGTTGTAGGTTCGCAGGGTGCTTGACTTTGGGGTACCTCCGCCATCCAAAACAGTGCCACGCATATTGTGCGACAATTCGGTTATAGGCGACAGATTACTGCACGATCCGTTGAATATTTGACGCTGCAGCATACGATGCAATGGAGATTCGTCTTCCACACCCTTTGATTTGAATCGCTTTGCAACACGTGCATCGATATTTTCCAGATTTTCATGATCGTCCAACAACGTCTCGATTTGATTTTCCAGCTCACAGTCTTCAGTCAGCTTTAAGCTTAACCTTTTATTTGCCATGCCGATTGAGATGCCAATAGGAATATCTGGCTAGCTTGCAGATCTTTCAATTTTCGAAGGCAACAAGATAATCTATTTTTGCAACGAGGCTTCTGCTGTTGTCCCGTTCCCGTTGTCAGTTTGCTCTGTCTCTTTTCTGCAGATGGTGGATCTCATTTACTCACGTTGTTGCAGTCACTgttaaaaaatgatttatgcgATTAACGAATTGTTTTAAATAGAGGATTTTTTCATTGGAGTTTTGTGCTTGTTCTTGATTTTCGCTCTCTTGTCGTCTGTTGTGCCGCCGTTTTCATTTTCCGCTCATTTCAcgttcactcactcacacacgcgCACGCACGCACACGGACGTACACACATGCAAACGCACAATGGTAAACAGAGCGCGTTAGTGGTGGGCGATAATATGATCTTGTACTTTCATTGTCCAAGTGTCAGCTGATTACAAGTTTACCATATTTCGAgtattaagtttttatttagatGACAATTTGAAGCTTGACGAAAAGCATAGTGTTTGTAAAGTTAGCATAAAAATGCCAATCCAAGAGAAGTACAAATAtgctaaaatggaaaatcaatggatcatcaaaaaagtattttttcaaaagaagTAAATCACCGTTCAACTGTCTGTTGTTATCAGACATTTCTCAACCTCAACAGTCAGCCAGGTTAAAGCGTCGCTTTTGTCGCCGTTTCGAACTTTAGCCATATGTCATTACCAAATTCAACTTAAGTGCTGTCAAAAGATAATTACCACTTCAGCAGCTACAGCATTTACACAGACAACTTAAATGACGCcaacatacaaaatacaattccAAGGCACAAAATGCTGGAACCAGTTTGCTCTTGGtatgtgtttggtatatttcaataaaatcgcTTAAATTGTTGATTAATTTGATACATaactatgtacatacatatacgatGATAAATTTTTTTCCGTCCAAGCGTCTGCTCACAAGAGTTGAAATTGCTCTGGAACTAAGCCAATTGCCGCAGAATACAAGAGTTTTCATGTATTATAGTACATTTTTtgagtttcaatttcatatattttacatatgtacgcatttatgtatgtacataaatgtacatacatatacataaatgttaaaattagTAGTAGTGGAAATA
This window of the Drosophila albomicans strain 15112-1751.03 chromosome 2L, ASM965048v2, whole genome shotgun sequence genome carries:
- the LOC117564670 gene encoding cdc25-like protein phosphatase twine — its product is MANKRLSLKLTEDCELENQIETLLDDHENLENIDARVAKRFKSKGVEDESPLHRMLQRQIFNGSCSNLSPITELSHNMRGTVLDGGGTPKSSTLRTYNSISSSYDSGNSLDDEYMAMFEMEALDQMPLAKLPGDLDALIRGQLKTNETVPTTVEPRSVRRCLSMTAEQSALDITPIKKLHRTQKTEQQLPVNNSLSLIRKSVSMNNVDILNALSDEPQLIGDLTKPCALPVMQTGVRHRDLKTISCNTLARLMRGDFVDLSDRYKIIDCRYPYEFEGGHIRGAHNLYTRAQLKAAFPVSTDADTDADHRHIYVFHCEFSSERGPKLLRFLRNNDRSVHTHDYPTLSYPELYLLHNGYKEFFASYADLCEPSDYVPMLAPAHNEEYRLCRAKTKSWQYGEGDGGDSGIGAGDTSAPSTNSRTLSKSRSRLLYAE